From Etheostoma spectabile isolate EspeVRDwgs_2016 chromosome 8, UIUC_Espe_1.0, whole genome shotgun sequence, a single genomic window includes:
- the lyve1b gene encoding lymphatic vessel endothelial hyaluronic receptor 1b isoform X1, whose amino-acid sequence MARFCFFTLFLLSFAAFLLASNSSLIKVPQSHRAAGVFMLLEGGGKYTFNFTAARAACSFLNVTLATRAQMERAVQRGLETCKFGWIAEQIAVVPRLRSDSNCGKDKIGVVTWSAKADKKFGVFCFNASEDLEETPNRATASPQSSTLPTTLTALTQTPTPAPTRLTSTTKCPPSRKPITTKASEQTPFTSAFTLPIKTTRSTRISSTFKTLKPFPTHIPTSLSHLITSKPTDDSFDLSTLADAPSVSVSSESVMPWPTRSAKSSLGDVPTALIILGIISLLLAAAGVVWYYKLNIFTYWSQRQQKDDIETEMWKHTDSEMDLHSLHEEGEEEEEEESDRKYSSDITLCVHPDIKSF is encoded by the exons ATGgcaagattttgtttttttactctttttcttttgtcttttgcagCTTTTTTGCTGGCATCGAACTCCAGTTTAATTAAAG TCCCTCAAAGTCACAGAGCTGCTGGAGTCTTCATGCTTCtagaaggaggaggaaaataCACCTTCAACTTCACTGCTGCCAGAGCGGCCTGTTCGTTTCTGAACGTCACGTTAGCGACCAGAGCTCAGATGGAGCGAGCTGTACAGCGTGGACTGGAGACGTGCAA ATTTGGCTGGATAGCTGAACAGATTGCAGTTGTGCCACGACTCAGATCTGACTCAAACTGTGGAAAGGACAAAATTGGGGTGGTGACATGGTCCGCAAAGGCAGATAAAAAGTTTGGTGTCTTCTGCTTCAATGCCTCAG AGGATTTAGAGGAAACTCCAAACAGAGCAACAGCCAGCCCACAAAGCTCCACGCTCCCCACCACGCTGACTGCACTGACCCAAACCCCAACACCTGCCCCAACTCGGCTCACATCAACAACCAAGTGTCCACCTTCAAGGAAGCCAATAACAACAAAAGCCTCTGAGCAGACACCTTTCACTTCAGCTTTCACTCTCCCGATCAAGACAACACGTTCAACTAGGATTTCCTCCACATTCAAAACTCTCAAGCCTTTCCCCACCCACATTCCTACTTCTCTTTCTCACCTTATCACCTCAAAACCCACCGACGATAGTTTTGACCTTTCTACTTTGGCTGATGCCCCCAGTGTCTCTGTTTCCTCTGAGTCAGTGATGCCATGGCCAACGAGATCTGCAAAATCTTCTCTGGGAG ATGTACCTACAGCACTCATCATTCTTGGCATCATCTCTCTGCTCCTGGCTGCAGCGGGCGTCGTGTGGTACTACAAACT GAATATTTTCACCTATTGGTCTCAGAGGCAGCAGAAGGACGACATAGAGACAGAGATGTGGAAGCACACCGACAGTGAGATGGACCTGCACAGTCTAcatgaagaaggagaagaagaagaagaagaagaatcagACAGGAAGTACTCCAGTGATATCACGCTGTGTGTGCATCCAGACATCAAAAGTTTCTAG
- the lyve1b gene encoding lymphatic vessel endothelial hyaluronic receptor 1b isoform X2 → MARFCFFTLFLLSFAAFLLASNSSLIKVPQSHRAAGVFMLLEGGGKYTFNFTAARAACSFLNVTLATRAQMERAVQRGLETCKFGWIAEQIAVVPRLRSDSNCGKDKIGVVTWSAKADKKFGVFCFNASDLEETPNRATASPQSSTLPTTLTALTQTPTPAPTRLTSTTKCPPSRKPITTKASEQTPFTSAFTLPIKTTRSTRISSTFKTLKPFPTHIPTSLSHLITSKPTDDSFDLSTLADAPSVSVSSESVMPWPTRSAKSSLGDVPTALIILGIISLLLAAAGVVWYYKLNIFTYWSQRQQKDDIETEMWKHTDSEMDLHSLHEEGEEEEEEESDRKYSSDITLCVHPDIKSF, encoded by the exons ATGgcaagattttgtttttttactctttttcttttgtcttttgcagCTTTTTTGCTGGCATCGAACTCCAGTTTAATTAAAG TCCCTCAAAGTCACAGAGCTGCTGGAGTCTTCATGCTTCtagaaggaggaggaaaataCACCTTCAACTTCACTGCTGCCAGAGCGGCCTGTTCGTTTCTGAACGTCACGTTAGCGACCAGAGCTCAGATGGAGCGAGCTGTACAGCGTGGACTGGAGACGTGCAA ATTTGGCTGGATAGCTGAACAGATTGCAGTTGTGCCACGACTCAGATCTGACTCAAACTGTGGAAAGGACAAAATTGGGGTGGTGACATGGTCCGCAAAGGCAGATAAAAAGTTTGGTGTCTTCTGCTTCAATGCCTCAG ATTTAGAGGAAACTCCAAACAGAGCAACAGCCAGCCCACAAAGCTCCACGCTCCCCACCACGCTGACTGCACTGACCCAAACCCCAACACCTGCCCCAACTCGGCTCACATCAACAACCAAGTGTCCACCTTCAAGGAAGCCAATAACAACAAAAGCCTCTGAGCAGACACCTTTCACTTCAGCTTTCACTCTCCCGATCAAGACAACACGTTCAACTAGGATTTCCTCCACATTCAAAACTCTCAAGCCTTTCCCCACCCACATTCCTACTTCTCTTTCTCACCTTATCACCTCAAAACCCACCGACGATAGTTTTGACCTTTCTACTTTGGCTGATGCCCCCAGTGTCTCTGTTTCCTCTGAGTCAGTGATGCCATGGCCAACGAGATCTGCAAAATCTTCTCTGGGAG ATGTACCTACAGCACTCATCATTCTTGGCATCATCTCTCTGCTCCTGGCTGCAGCGGGCGTCGTGTGGTACTACAAACT GAATATTTTCACCTATTGGTCTCAGAGGCAGCAGAAGGACGACATAGAGACAGAGATGTGGAAGCACACCGACAGTGAGATGGACCTGCACAGTCTAcatgaagaaggagaagaagaagaagaagaagaatcagACAGGAAGTACTCCAGTGATATCACGCTGTGTGTGCATCCAGACATCAAAAGTTTCTAG
- the rlig1 gene encoding RNA ligase 1 has translation MRRLGSVQQKIPCVFLTEVKEEHSRKRDCQQFQVVATENVNPVALEANIDCAFATEKLDGTCCYVTVYKGQPHLWARLDRKPNKQAEKRFRKYQHSHRSCKGFTWNVDCDFKTVPETWLPAHRVRHHSGRPVPDEHGHIPGWVPVEKDNKQYCWHSSVVDDGVGAALVLRPSSDDEDMLEIAAVPLADLLEQTLELIGTNVNGNPYGLGSKKQPVHCLVSHGSIGIRNPPPVDFQQLCSWFQESPEGRVEGIVWHCNDGTLIKVHRHHLGLRWPDGDTCLGDKSVVIHVDEYNSSQDLFTSFSRLNGHRFSRLPDINFDL, from the exons atgcggCGCCTGGGCTCTGTTCAGCAGAAGATACCGTGTGTTTTTCTGACGGAGGTGAAGGAAGAACACTCCAGAAAACGAGACTGTCAG CAATTTCAGGTTGTTGCTACAGAAAATGTGAACCCAGTTGCCCTGGAGGCCAACATTGATTGTGCATTCGCCACAGAAAAACTAGATGGAACTTGCTGTTATGTAACCGTTTATAAAG GACAGCCTCACCTCTGGGCTCGACTCGACAGGAAACCCAACAAGCAGGCCGAGAAGAGGTTCAGAAAGTATCAGCACTCTCACCGGAGCTGTAAAG gttTCACGTGGAACGTCGATTGCGATTTTAAGACGGTGCCAGAGACGTGGCTCCCAGCCCACAGAGTCCGACATCACAGTGGCCGTCCAGTGCCTGATGAACATGGACACATTCCAG GATGGGTTCCCGTGGAGAAGGACAACAAACAGTACTGCTGGCACTCGTCTGTGGTGGATGATGGAGTCGGGGCGGCTCTGGTTCTCAGGCCCAGCTCCGACGATGAAGACATGTTAGAAATTGCAGCGGTCCCGTTGGCTGACCTCCTGGAACAAACCCTGGAGCTCATTGGAACCAATGTCAATGGAAACCCTTATG GATTGGGGAGTAAGAAGCAGCCTGTCCACTGCCTGGTGTCCCATGGGAGCATTGGGATCAGAAACCCTCCACCAGTGGACTTCCAGCAGCTGTGCTCCTGGTTCCAGGAGAGTCCAGAGGGCCGAGTTGAGGGCATCGTCTGGCATTGCAACGACGGCACACTCATTAAG GTTCATCGTCATCACCTGGGACTGAGGTGGCCCGATGGGGACACCTGCCTTGGTGACAAGTCGGTGGTCATTCATGTTGACGAATACAACAGCAGCCAGGACTTGTTCACGTCCTTCTCCAGACTTAATGGACACCGTTTCAGTCGGCTGCCGGACATCAACTTTGACTTGTGA